In the genome of Vicia villosa cultivar HV-30 ecotype Madison, WI linkage group LG7, Vvil1.0, whole genome shotgun sequence, one region contains:
- the LOC131617716 gene encoding uncharacterized protein LOC131617716, translated as MAIYSTSKLNIILCLSSTLLLLSSLHAEAESQNLKYCQKNVDYAVKVSSVEILPDPVVRGEPFTFKIQAYTDDLIRKGNLIYEISYAGIEGQPAVFYHDLSEETSLPVRPGHFLLTHTELLPPVTPPGTYNVKLTFDNKDGGVFTCITFPFTIGAKSSVSAI; from the exons ATGGCAATTTACTCTACTTCAAAGCTCAACATCATTTTATGCTTATCTTCAACACTTTTGCTACTCTCTTCTCTTCATGCTGAAGCTGAATCTCAGAATCTTAAATACTGTC AAAAGAATGTAGACTATGCAGTGAAGGTTAGCAGTGTAGAAATATTACCTGACCCTGTGGTGAGAGGAGAGCCATTCACCTTCAAAATTCAAGCTTATACTG ATGATCTAATTCGTAAAGGTAATTTAATATATGAAATTTCATATGCTGGGATAGAAGGACAACCTGCTGTATTTTACCATGATCTCAGCGAGGAAACATCCCTTCCTGTCCGTCCAGGCCACTTTTTGCTCACTCACACTGAATTATTGCCTCCAGTCACCCCGCCG GGTACCTATAATGTGAAGCTGACCTTCGATAATAAGGACGGTGGTGTGTTTACTTGTATCACCTTTCCTTTCACCATCGGCGCTAAATCTTCAGTATCTGCTATTTAA